A portion of the Apis mellifera strain DH4 linkage group LG6, Amel_HAv3.1, whole genome shotgun sequence genome contains these proteins:
- the LOC102656088 gene encoding uncharacterized protein LOC102656088, whose amino-acid sequence MYDEMHKWLILGSNLSHVLEILNDETFSVSTDVIIAVPSADNYILYDVYNPCKDRGGSMNVTYFGMWNFKTGLNVNLNQSKFARRSNLHGMKLKVGIVVNFKPENMSLHDMMLQYSMKSKYGRSKFLYILLQHMSDIFNFTMKIVQINAQRRFDNSGPIFAAFKKKLIDFSANPVAMKVDRLHNGDIIRPIWPIRSCFMFRTISSTKVKPDQFLKPLSVKVWYVILAMIGVVTTILIIFLKLENIGTPTEIYGLSVLLTIGALSQQGSAFIPTRCASRIALLQVLFFSLLILNYYSASVVSSRLKNKGEKMNDSLINLAKSNLKVAVEPTPYIRSFLQVSDKEVKYFYDNCWTKIPELYKYLPLEEGLNRVAEGSLAYHTMTDSAYPYIEHTFNYRSICELTEVHLFRAVLAFYARHHSPFTELMKVGLTKIHNVGIQKRELIRWTARKPFCPNNLLIAEPLSIHEAAPIFIFLCISIILSILICIIENMIFCLFRPRFKFKKRNSRMHPIFFILLQFLSISNAQDHIFIRDYFLYKKVRNVVGFSCGDTIGDFNLLKTLSTTGIYTIIRESSVKIDFQRFMKSETWTVGVVIDLRCHNETAAVRIFKNSSKYRMYDYSYNWLILGSNYNHSISLLNDTAYNIITDVALAISNRNGFHLYDVFNHCKYRGGILNVTELGTWHIYSGLKIFLTQPLIIRRANMHGMRLKISGVIQYRPKDMRLEDYMQDINTRSLDSMHKFVHAMILHIGELFNFSVHASEIIYWDRHSVHGLIFEFLRSNYIDFASNPRIMVSERLDYASLIGAAWPIKPCFMLLSTSTNKIKLEIFLKPFTRQTWYVFAAFGIFFIFIMKIIMNREDVGKKEKYSGAIILSVGILAQQGANFLPKRLPSRIALFQITVHGWIMYNYYSASIVSARLSEPLDMMEDSVTVLADSNLKIAAEAVPYLNYFLYNLNWESDYFRKKRWDPLPESKRYLPIEEGIRQVGQGILAYHTDPNTAYPYVERMFDSNKICKLTEIHLFKQSLMGMYASHNGQFIEIAKIGLTKMFNTGLRNRQIKYWSSRKPECQLDTLSTRSITIYEIAPALILLAFGILVAGIICIMENIIYNRFMKEINQRRKSETKESFSSDNSRNNLLDIIA is encoded by the exons ATGTATGATGAAATGCATAAATGGTTAATTTTGGGTTCAAATTTAAGTCAtgtattagaaatattgaacGATGAAACGTTTAGTGTCTCTACTGATGTTATAATTGCTGTGCCATCAGcagataattatatcttatacgATGTATATAATCCTTGTAAAGATCGAGGAGGATCAATGAATGTAACATATTTTGGAATGTGGAATTTTAAAACaggattaaatgttaatttaaatcaatcgaAATTCGCAAGAAGATCAAATTTACATGGAATGAAACTTAAAGTTGGAATTGTA GTTAATTTTAAACCAGAAAATATGTCGCTTCACGATATGATGTTACAATATAGCATGAAATCGAAATAtggtcgatcgaaatttttatatatactactGCAGCACATGTCTGACATCTTTAATTTcac TatgaaaattgtacaaataaatGCTCAAAGAAGATTCGATAACTCTGGTCCTATTTTCGcagcttttaaaaaaaagctgATAGATTTTTCAGCAAACCCAGTCGCGATGAAAGTTGACAGATTACATAACGGTGATATAATTAGACCAATCTGGCCAATAAG ATCGTGTTTCATGTTTCGTACGATTTCTTCAACAAAAGTTAAACCGGATCAATTTCTAAAACCTTTATCCGTGAAAGTGTGGTATGTGATACTTGCCATGATAGGAGTCGTAacgacaattttaattatctttttaaaattagaaaatattggtACCCCCACAGAGATTTATGGTCTCTCTGTTTTGCTCACAATAGGAGCATTGTCACAACAAG GCTCTGCATTTATTCCAACTCGTTGCGCAAGTCGAATCGCACTTCtacaagttttattttttagtttgttaattttgaattattactcTGCAAGTGTGGTATCAagtcgtttgaaaaataaagggGAGAAGATGAacgattctttaattaatttggcaAAAAGTAATTTGAAAGTTGCAGTAGAACCTACGCCATACATTCGTTCTTTTCTTCag gtATCAGATAAggaagtgaaatatttttatgacaaTTGTTGGACGAAAATACCAGAATTGTATAAATACTTGCCTTTAGAAGAGGGACTTAATCGCGTGGCGGAAGGTAGTTTAGCTTATCACACGATGACTGATTCTGCTTATCCATACATTGAACACACGTTCAATTATCGAAGTATTTGCGAACTCACGGAAGTTCATTTGTTCCGTGCTGTTCTCGCATTTTATGCAAGGCACCACAGTCCTTTTACAGAGCTTATGAAAGTAGG ttTAACTAAAATTCATAATGTGGGTATCCAGAAACGTGAATTGATACGATGGACGGCTAGAAAACCTTTCTGTCCGAATAACCTACTTATTGCTGAACCTCTATCGATTCATGAAGCTGCgccgatttttatatttttatgcatctctattattctatcgattcttatttgcattattgaaaatatgatcTTCTGTCTTTTTCGGCCACG ttttaagtttaaaaaaagaaatagtagaatgcatcctattttttttattttattgcaatttctttcgatttctaaTGCACAGGATCATATATTCATTcgtgattattttttgtataaaaaagtgCGAAATGTTGTGGGATTTTCTTGTGGTGACACAATag GTGATTTTAATCTTCTGAAAACGCTAAGCACCACGGgtatatatacgataataaGGGAATCTAGTGTGAAGATTGATTTCCAAAGATTTATGAAAAGTGAAACTTGGACAGTAGGAGTCGTAATCGATTTGCGATGCCATAATGAAACTGCTGCTgtacgaattttcaaaaac agttCAAAATATCGAATGTATGATTATTCGTACAATTGGCTAATACTGGGTTCGAATTATAATCACAGTATTTCACTTTTAAATGATACTgcttacaatataataacagATGTTGCTCTCGCTATATCGAACAGAAATGGCTTTCATTTGTATGATGTCTTTAATCATTGCAAATATCGTGGTGgtatattaaatgttactGAACTTGGTACTTGGCATATTTATTctggattgaaaatatttttgacgcaaccattaattattagaaggGCTAATATGCATGGaatgagattaaaaatatctggaGTG attcaatATAGGCCAAAAGACATGCGACTCGAGGATTACATGCAGGATATAAATACAAGATCTTTAGATAGTATGCATAAGTTTGTGCATGCTATGATTTTACATATAGgagaactttttaattttag tgttcacgcttcagaaataatttactGGGATAGACACAGCGTACATGGtttgattttcgaatttttacgatcgaattatatcgattttgcCAGTAATCCGAGAATAATGGTATCTGAACGATTAGATTATGCTAGTCTCATTGGTGCAGCATGGCCAATTAA GCCCTGTTTCATGTTATTATCGACTTCAactaataagattaaattagaaatttttttaaaaccctTTACACGTCAAACATGGTACGTATTTGCTGCTTTTgggatatttttcatattcattatgaaaataataatgaatcgtGAAGATGTcggcaaaaaagaaaaatattccggTGCAATTATATTATCGGTGGGAATTCTGGCTCAACAAg GTGCAAATTTTTTACCAAAACGATTACCAAGCCGTATAGCTCTATTTCAAATAACTGTACACGGTTggataatgtataattattattctgctAGTATTGTATCGGCTCGATTAAGCGAGCCTCTCGACATGATGGAAGATTCTGTAACTGTTCTTGCTGATAGTAATCTAAAAATCGCGGCGGAAGCTGTACcatatttaaactattttttatat AATTTGAACTGGGAATCGGATTATTTTCGCAAAAAACGCTGGGATCCTTTGCCAGAATCGAAAAGATATTTACCAATAGAGGAAGGTATTAGACAAGTGGGTCAAGGTATTTTAGCATATCACACGGATCCAAATACAGCGTATCCTTATGTTGAAAGAATGTTCGACTCTAATAAAATCTGTAAATTGACGGAAATTCATCTGTTTAAACAATCATTAATGGGGATGTATGCTAGTCATAATGGCCAGTTCATTGAAATAGCAAAAATAGg ATTGACAAAGATGTTTAATACCGGTCTTCGAAATCGACAAATCAAATATTGGTCGTCGAGGAAACCGGAATGTCAACTTGATACTTTATCCACAAGGAGCATCACAATCTACGAAATTGCTCcagcattaattttattagcatTTGGAATTCTCGTAGCTGGTATCATTTGcattatggaaaatattatttacaatcgtTTCATGAA ggAAATAAACCAAAGGAGGAAGAGTGAAACAAAGGAAAGTTTTAGCAGTGATAATAGTAGAAATAacttattagatattattgcataa